The nucleotide sequence cttggagtgtttgagagaaagattctgtggaagaattttggacctttgcagtTGGTGACAGCGAGTATCGTTGCCGATGGAGGAATAAGCTATAGGAGCTTTGCGACGATGTAGACATAAAGATCCTACggatgggtcatgtcgtccgaatgaaaaaaaaaaacgctccggctctgaaagttttCGAAGTGGTAACAGctggtgcgagcagaggaagagaaataccttctctgcgttggaaagatcaggtggaaaaggacttggtttcacttggtgtgtccaacaggcgccggttagtacgagaaagaaacgattggatTGCTTTGTTAAAGTCGGCCGCTATACGTatgcggttatcacgccaattaaagagaagaagaagaagatttcgaATCTAAGATTGAAGGCGTTTGGAATTTTTACTTCATAATTTTCgggcatactttttttaattgcgtTTTCTATCGTTTTTCTTACGAaagatagaattttttttttaatagcggttgcccctcggtaggcaatggcaaccctccgtgtacaattctgttaggaAGAAGCATAAGAAATATCTGCCTATCGGAGCCGGCATAAAACTTGCACACCAAAAGGGGTGTAAGcgttaattttatattctatagagtatatgtacaaatatatataggtatataaataaGCCTAtccgaagatttataatttttgcaaatggtgtcgtactgcaatcatatttgacacttatgaacCAGAACATAAAAGCAATGGAAGCCTTAAGGTCAAATTAaggttttacgccaccttgtatatgtctATATCTATAACGACgcctttatgctgttacatacaaccgttGCATGCACAAAATTATTATACCCTCAGGCGCAAGGGCGCGTTCATAAAAATGCAAGCCCGCAGAATGCGTATTTGCAAAGGGCAGATACGAATTTGTGTATTATAAGGCACAAAGAGTCAGTCAGTTGGCTAAATAAAATTGGAGTGTATTGAACATTCCAACCgctttaacattttattaatttctatcGTGCTTGATTGCCAAAATtcttactatgtatgtatgtatgtgattcttccactttatttttaaataattttaatttgtgaaCAGTTTAAATTCGACCATTTCGTTAGTTGTCAATAACATCATATTCGTTCCCTTCACTCCTCTCCACTCTGCGCTGTCTTCAAAATAACTCGCTTATGTTTGAGAAGTCTTATCCTGATAGTAGTCAATCAAACGTTGCGCCTCACGCCACCCACTCTCCACCGCACCATGCACCGTCGAATATAAGTGTGGATGCGTTGCTTCACCGGCAAATTGTAGCAGTGGCTTTCCGCCTTTCTCATCAATGAGTGGTGTAGCTAAATCCCAGCTACCTGTGCGCAGCTCTTCTGTATACATCGAACGGAACGAGTAACTGCCGCGGAAATTGGGATTAGTGTACCAATGCGTTCGCAGAAAGTTCACCGGCTCAGGCACttcaaatgtgaaaaatttattcaaaagccAAAGCAAAGCCTTGAGTACCTCTGACTCTAGCAATGTTTCCATGTGGCGTGCATGTGGGCCAATTATCCAGGCTTCCAGTAAATTTGGTTGGCAAGCGACACGGTGAAAACCTATAACGCTCTCCAACCAAAAGTAGTCAGAGTTTCGTAGTTCCGCCAAATCCTCTTCACGCCAAAGCAGATTAAAGCACGGCCAATCAGTTGGCTTGAAAGGCTCACTAAATTCCATCAAAAACTTATCCACTGTGCCCAATTTCAGACCATCAATAGCGCGGCACTTGGCTGATGGCAGTGCAGGTGTGAACATTTGCTGATGCATTTCCTTAAGGACGCCAAGCGATACAGTGCAAATAATATGATCTGCTTCGATCAGTTCACCATTCCAAAGGCGTATACGCGCACCCCcacttgaatttttccaatggaTATTTTGCACGCGTGAGTTATACTGAATACGTTTGTTAAGTAGTCCCAAGTCTTCCGCATTGTCCTTATTTGCTTTCATGAGGAGACACAGAAAACTGCGAAAACCTTTATCTTTCCAATTGAGTTCCTGATCGCCTTCACATTCTCGATATTCGAGTTGACCCTTTGCGGAAACTTCGAAGAGATTATCTGCCCCGTCTGCTGAACTTTGCATTTTCTTGTAATTCTCAAAAAATTCACGTGCTACGTTCTTATCGATCCCCGCCGAGTGCTGCAAATCGCGCCAAAATGCCTCAGTGTAAAATGTACCCAAAGAGCCTTCGAAATCTTTTAAGTCTTTTTTAGGTGACGGTATCAAATTAGAGACAACTGATTTAAGCGCGTTGGTCGTTGCTTCAGAGAGCACTTCCTTATTGGAACGCACGCTTTTGTAGTCATTAAAGGTGATAACAGGCCTCTGTAACATATCTAAATCTTTCACCAACTCATAGATTGCATTACCCTTCTCTCCGTGACACCATTGCGCACCCAAATCAACAACGTTATCCGCAAAAGGTATAGTATTTACGCGTCCACCATAACGATTTTCTGCCTCCAGCAGCAAAACATTCTCAAAACCAGACTCCAAAAGACGTGTCGCTGCAGCTATGCCTGCTGCGCCGGCACCGATGATCACAATATTGGCCGATTTCATAGCGTTCGTTTGACTGTCTGTCTCGCGGATTGAAGTGGTTGTTGGACGTGGGTTAATGTTGTCGCCAAGTTTAGTAGagttgttgtgtttgttgttttgccTCGTTCCTCTCGCTCGCTCCTATTGTAATTGGTATTTGTGATCGAATTGGAACACTATCTTCTCTGCACACGTCTCAACAATTGAGTACTATTTGAGCAACTAACTTTATGCTGCTGTGCCAAAAGAGTCTGGTAGTGGTGATTGAGTAGTAGATCGAAGTATGATTGGAaagttttatagaaaatattcgccgctaattaatatttatgtttaaattttataattgttcTGATAATGAATGAGAGTATTTAGTTCGAGTTTGAACAATTTGTAATTGTTGTGTAACAAGCATTGTTTTGTTTGTACAAGCACACAGTAAGTTTTTGCACTTGGTTATATATGCAATTGTCTCCGTGCTTTAGTCACATGAGTGCAAGTCACTCTCTGCATTCCCATGGAAATTCATGCTCTCTCTTGCACTTATCAAATAAACAATGCACCCAACCGCTGGCTATTATCACTTACACTTCGTAActtgaaaatacatatttacatacagatATGGATAACTAACAGAACCTTATCATGAAAATTTTGCCTAGTTGTACTGGGGTTTTAATTTCGAGCGTGAGAAAAGatggaaatattcatatggTTTGCTGCTTTATCTTATTTCCAATTTTAACTGATCTGCCATGCAGGTGCTATGTTAATTCCAGAAGTCAACGCGCTTTCTTCATTAACCCCTTGGACATggatttatttgagaaaatatttgcatgtggAATGGACTAAATTTTTGGTTGATCGGAGTAACACGTAAAAGCAATACATTTTTCATAAGGATTACGTCTTTTATGGGATCAATTTTTAGGTCGCCGTGTAAGTCTTCATTTGTTATATACCAGGGTGCATTTACGACAGTCtttaagatttttgattgaAGTCGTTGCATGATTTATATATTTGATTTGCATGCTGCCCCCATAGATCTATGCCGTATCTCCAGATGGGTTTTATCATGGTCTTATATAGGTATTAGTAGTTTGGATTATATGGTCCTTCCAGGTCAGTTTTGCGTCAATGATCATGCCCTGGTATTTAGCTTTTGCGCTTTGAGTGATGACTGTGTTATTAttaggttgaattagttttaaaggtttttttcgaagatttggggctttattgtgaaaaaacggtacaaaatattttatttgaagtattggccatcgctagctacaactttcgcccatctttcgggcaatttccggatgccgtttctccaaaattctggccgctgcttggctatccatgactcaacccatattttggtagcctcgtacgaggagaaccgctggtccgccaaatcgagactcatatgccggaacaaatgataatcggagggagctatgtctggactatacagcgggtggggtaacacttcccagccaagcgttccaaggtattttttgacaggttgagcaacatgcggccgagcgttgtcatgttgcaaaataaccttgtcgtgcctttttaccgtttccggccgtttttttttcaatgcccggcttaaacgcatcaattgcagtcggtaacgatcccccgtgattgtttcgcccggttggagcagctcaaaatatacgacgccgacctgatcccaccaaatgcagagcatgattttcttgccgtgaatattctgcttggccgtcgacgttgatgcgtggccgggcaaaccccatgattttttgcgttttgggttatcgtagtggatccatttttcgtcgccagtcaccacccgatgcaaaaaatccttccgattttgtcgctcgatcagcaattcgcacgtaaaaaatcgccgttcgacgtcgcgcagcttcaactcgtacgggacccaatgtccttgcttttttatcattcccatcgcttttagacgcttgcaaacggttgatttatcaacgcccaatgattcagcaacctcttcttgggtttggcacgagtcctcgtttaccaattcccccaattccgcgtcctcgaattttttgggctggccaagacgctctttgtcttcggtgtgaaaatcaccacttttgaatcgtcgaaaccagtactcacatgttgaaatcgacggagtatggtctgggtaggcctcctgcagcaattcacgggcttgggctgtattttttttcaaattgaagcagaaaagcaaagcttcccgcaaattgcgtttcgacggcacgaaagttgacatactcggagcacgaaaacactgcgttgtttatacttcagcgaaatgacagatactgataaacaaagcctagggatgaggctttgtcatgaatatatattctgtattgccaacgcgataaagtgataaatagcgccatctgtgtggcacctttaaaactaattcaacctcccaataattgTTAGCGTACAATGGTCATGTTTGCGAttggtatatgtatattacttgAGCCGTTTTGTCTGCGTTTACTTGGGTTCCCTATTTTGTGAACCAAGTCAACATTGTGCCAATTAGATTTTGTAACTTCGATGAAGCGACATTTACTTTCCTATCAGACGTAGTTAATACTGTGTCGTTGGATAAGGAATGTCGTATGTGTAAATTATGAACAATAATAGCCCCGATACGCTGCCTTGTGGAACTCTTTTTTTACACATTACCTACCGTGTGCACATATTTGTGATTTTCGTTGAACTTCACGTGCATACATTTAAAGTGTCGATAACTGTTAATTTTagattcgaattaaaaaaaattatattccctTGTTTCTGCTAAAATTTTACAGGATTGCTTTTTTCAGTTCTTCTCTTGTCCCGGCTAATCGTTCTTTGTCTGGAGTATTTTACGGCATCGCTTGTGGTTATCACATATTTCAATATATGTTTTCGCTTTTGAGTATATTaggtcataaaaaaaataaatatagttttgaTACGTTTTTCGGAAGTCAGGAGTGGACGAAGCATTTCTTAGAAATCCTAGACTGTTAGCTCTCATTAGAGATATATACCATACAACCTTCGTAGAATCTACACCAAAAAAGATATAGGGTGTTAGGAAAAAAGTACGTAAAATTACCAAATCCCCCCTACCTCCGAAATTAAACATTTCACCATTACGGTCCCATATGATTTTTCGTTCCAATCGCCATCCTCTATCTTTCCGCCTAGAAGCCCCACGAAAAGCGGTACATCCTGTTTTTGATTCTTTTGAATTTCCACCGGCACCAGAGAAActttttctttgcaaaaattagTGGTAGATAATGTGTTAATACCTCCGAGCATTCGTCctgatgtttaacatagaagtaCCGGTCGCTTAGGTAACTTCGCagtaatatagggtttttcagtaagagcgcttcaacttttgaacttttttgaataaaacacaaacggtttgacttttttaactaattttgtttttattatcgagtttgaatatatacatttaagtatgaaattcgatttcttttgcatgaccaccgcgtgcacgttttacgaagtccaatcgttgaacccaattttcgaccactcttttgcataaatcggccgaaattccaacaattttgcgttcaatattggctctgagctcacaaatcgtcgccggcttgttactgtagaccaatgacttcacataaccccaaaacgggacggcttgttaaatggaccgtaaaatggccgtaatgctcttaaagtagcagcaacagaacgattattttcataaaaaatttgcacgatttgcaatcgatgctcaagtgtgtagcgttccatgatgaaatgtatactaatgaagtttataaatgacaagcgaaaaataaaaaatattgcgtccttcgccctccctatcggaaaaaagttgaagcgcacctattgaataaccctttaGATAGTAGTCAAGTGGGtatatttgttttaacttaTATATTAGTCCTGGGTGCCATACGCTGTCAAAAGTTTTCGCTACGTCGAGATAAGTTGCGACACATTAGTGTTTCTTGTCCATCTCATTTATGATTTTGATAGTTACTGGGTGCACTTGTTGAATGGTCGTATGCTTATGTCGGAATCCAAACTGGTGGGAGGGAGTTATGTTATTCGCTTGTATGATGGGGTCAAGTCGATCAAGGATCAAGTTTTCAAATGGTTTTGAAGGAATTGGTAAGAGGCTTATAGGTCTATATGATGATGGTTTACTGGCGTCTTTATTTGGTTTCGACAATGCTACGATATTATTTCTGAACCTTTACATGGTaggggaaaatattttatattatacatatatattgatttatttttaaaatattagtaatatacctatatatgtagtATTATCTTAAATTCAGGTAATTAGGTAATTAGAATTGCAAAGCCaagataaattaataaaaaaagcacgTCCTCCAAGGCAAACAAGTGCATGACGTGTCTCAGACGTCAAATGTATCCAAGGGGTTAAGCAGaagttattatttataatatatgaacAGCATAACTCATTTATCATTTTACTTATTTGAGCTTTATAACTCAGCGCTCAGCAAAGGGAagtagctaaatattttttatccaatCTATTGATCCCTGGGACTCGAGGAACTCTCGCGGTGAACAGTCGTGTGAAATTAATATCGCGCACTATTTAAGCTATTGTAAGGTTAGAGACTCTAATTTTTGGAAAGATGTGAAAGTGTGAACAGGAAAGGAACAAAATCCGTAAAGATTATAAAATTCCCATTAACCTATTAAATGACAAAATTGAGCTTTCcgtatcatatatatatataacactagtttacgaattttcactttcaaaaatggtcctcgaccaaaaaacgttttttagactaatttggGGCCGCTGAaactaaaaatgaattttattttttttttttcaaagaacggtttccgagatattcccaaaaaaccttttttttgggcaatagtgcagttattacctgcaatctcgaaaacagtgcgcgctatttctttgaagtgcataaatttcgaaaggcacacatataacctacatggcaatatataattcgtgtcaatggaagtcgtagttttcgcaaaacagctgttgaaagttaaaaaaaaggcatttttgacgttttttactaaattatcaaagtttattaactttcttc is from Anastrepha ludens isolate Willacy chromosome 4, idAnaLude1.1, whole genome shotgun sequence and encodes:
- the LOC128861547 gene encoding spermine oxidase-like, coding for MKSANIVIIGAGAAGIAAATRLLESGFENVLLLEAENRYGGRVNTIPFADNVVDLGAQWCHGEKGNAIYELVKDLDMLQRPVITFNDYKSVRSNKEVLSEATTNALKSVVSNLIPSPKKDLKDFEGSLGTFYTEAFWRDLQHSAGIDKNVAREFFENYKKMQSSADGADNLFEVSAKGQLEYRECEGDQELNWKDKGFRSFLCLLMKANKDNAEDLGLLNKRIQYNSRVQNIHWKNSSGGARIRLWNGELIEADHIICTVSLGVLKEMHQQMFTPALPSAKCRAIDGLKLGTVDKFLMEFSEPFKPTDWPCFNLLWREEDLAELRNSDYFWLESVIGFHRVACQPNLLEAWIIGPHARHMETLLESEVLKALLWLLNKFFTFEVPEPVNFLRTHWYTNPNFRGSYSFRSMYTEELRTGSWDLATPLIDEKGGKPLLQFAGEATHPHLYSTVHGAVESGWREAQRLIDYYQDKTSQT